CCTTTTCTAGCCTATGGAGTCGCAATTGATCAAGGACTAATGGGATCAGCCAGTATCTTATCTAATTACCCAACCACTTTTTCTGATGGAACACCGATTATGCATGTGAATAGCAACGGTACAGGAATGATGACTCTGCAAAGTGCCTTAAATTCTTCGGCTAATATCCCGGCGTTTTGGACCTATAAAATGCTCCGAAATGAAGGTGTGGATGTCAAATCATATATGGATAAGATGAATTATGATATCGATCTATATGATATTGAAAGTCTTCCGTTGGGCGGTGGAGTGGAAACAACAGTTGCAGCTAATACAAATGCCTATCAAGCCCTTGCAAATGGTGGAGTTTATAACGAACATTACATCGTTGAGAAAATTACCGCTCATGACGGGACTGTTATTTATCAACATGAGGCGAATCCTGTACAGGTTTATTCTAAAGCGACATCTAGTATTATGATGATGCTATTGAGAACGGCCTTGGCATCAGGTGAAACCTCTACTTTTCCAGGGCGTTTAGCCTCTATCAATTCTCAGGCAGCAGCCAGTGATATAGTTGGGAAAACAGGAACGAGTAATGACACAGCTGATGTATGGTTAATGTTGGCAACTCGACAGATTACCTTGGGAACATGGGCTGGTCATGATGATAATTCTGGCATGGAGCTTTTGACGGGGTACCACAATAATGCAGCCTATGTAGCTTATCTTACAAGTGCCCTTTATGAAGTACGCCCAGACTTATTCGCAGGGCGTTTCCAGTTGGATGATAGTGTCATCGCATCTAGTGTTTTGACTTCGACAGGAACACGACCTGGAACTGTTCAGGTAAATGGCAGTCCCATTACCCTAGGTGGGGCAATGACGACAAGCTATTGGGCAAGAAATGGTGCCCCTATAGCAAATTATCATTTTATGATTGGTGGAACCAATAATGATTACGCAAAGGCTTGGAGTGCTTTGCGACCAGCTCCACCAAAGCCAACACCAAAATCATCATCTAGTACAAGTTCATCATCGACAACAACATCATCCACTACAAAACCAGAAGTAAATAGTAGTGATTCCAATCGCTAATAGAGGAGATGGCATGGAGAGTGAGAAAAACTTGAAATTGTCAAACACGGAGCTCGCTCTTTGTTTTCTAGGTTTAGGTATCAACAGTTGAAGGAGCGCAAAAGAGAGCAATCTGTCAATCCATTATTTTACAAATTTTGATAAGGGAAGCTGGACTGGGGTTCAGTTTCTTTTCTTTATAGAGATGTAGAAATAATGAGGAAAATTCTTGAAAAATCAAGGGAAATAGTGTATAATAACTCTATGTTATTTGTCGTGTGTCTTGTTTGAAATATTGTCCAAACAAGGCTTGCAGCAGTTAAATCGGGCTTACGTAAGGAAGATTTAGCTGCTCTTTTTGTGCTTATTTTTATAGATTCTTGAGAATTGTCACCGATTCTTAAAGATTCTAAAAATTCAGACAAAACGACAGTGTGTGGTCTTATTAACTAGACCTAGAGAAAAAAGAAGGAGTTAAAAACTTGGCAGGACATGAAGTTCAGTACGGTAAGCACCGTACCCGTCGTAGTTTTTCAAGAATTAAAGAAGTTCTTGATTTACCAAATTTGATTGAAATTCAAACTGACTCATTCAAAGAATTTTTGGATCACGGTCTGAAAGAAGTTTTTGAAGATGTACTTCCAGTATCCAATTTTACAGATACGATGGAATTGGAATTTGTTGGTTATGAATTGAAAGAACCGAAGTATAGCTTAGAAGAAGCACGTATCCATGATGCGAGTTACTCAGCGCCAATCTTTGTGACCTTCCGTTTGATTAACAAAGAAACAGGCGAAATTAAAACACAAGAAGTCTTCTTTGGTGAGTTTCCAATTATGACTGAAATGGGAACCTTTATCATCAATGGTGGAGAGCGGATTATCGTTAGTCAGCTTGTACGTTCGCCAGGTGTTTACTTCAATGATAAGGTTGATAAAAATGGTAAGGTTGGCTATGGTTCAACTGTTATTCCAAACCGAGGTGCTTGGTTAGAGCTAGAAACAGACTCAAAAGACATTGCCTACACACGGATTGACCGTACTCGTAAGATTCCATTTACAACTCTTGTTCGTGCACTTGGATTCTCAGGTGATGATGAAATCTTTGATATCTTTGGTGATAGTGAGTTAGTTCGTAATACCATTGAAAAAGATATTCATAAAAACCCAGCTGATTCACGTACGGATGAAGCATTGAAGGAAATTTATGAACGCCTTCGTCCAGGTGAACCAAAGACAGCGGAAAGCTCACGTAGCTTGTTGACAGCACGTTTCTTTGATCCACGTCGTTATGACTTAGCCCCTGTAGGTCGTTATAAGATCAACAAAAAATTGAATCTTCGTACTCGCTTGCTCAACCAAACATTGGCTGAACATGTGATTAACGGTGAAACAGGAGAAATTGTTCTTGAAGCTGGAACAGTCTTGAATCGCGATATCCTTGAGTCTATTGAAGAGCAATTTGATGAGTTGAACTTGGTTGAATACAGTCCAAATGAATCTGCGGTTTTAGTAGAGCCAGTCTTGCTTCAAAAATTCAAGATTGTGGCACCGACAGATCCAGACCGTGTTGTAACGGTTATTGGGAATGCCAATCCAGCAGAAAATATTCGTACGATTACACCGGCAGATATTTTAGCTGAAATGAGCTATTTCTTAAACCTTGCAGAAGGTCTTGGTCGTGTGGATGACATTGACCACCTTGGGAATCGTCGGATTCGTGCTGTTGGAGAATTGCTTGCTAACCAAGTACGGATTGGTTTGACACGTATGGAGCGTAATCTTCGTGAGCGCATGAGTGTGCAAGATAACGAAGTATTAACTCCGCAACAGATTATTAATATCCGTCCTGTAACTGCTGCAATCAAAGAATTCTTCGGTTCATCACAGTTGTCACAGTTCATGGACCAACACAATCCGCTATCAGAATTGTCCCACAAACGCCGTCTATCAGCCTTAGGACCTGGTGGTTTGACCCGTGACCGTGCAGGTTACGAAGTTCGTGACGTACACTATACTCACTATGGTCGTATGTGCCCGATTGAAACGCCTGAAGGACCAAACATCGGTTTGATCAATAACTTGTCTTCGTATGGACATTTGAATAAATACGGTTTCATTCAAACACCTTACCGTAAGATTGATCGTGCTACTGGTACGGTGACAAATGAAATTGTTTGGTTGACTGCTGATGAAGAAGATGCCTATATCGTAGCGCAATCAACTTCTCCATTGGATGAAGATAACCGTTTTGTGGACAAGATTGTCATGGGACGTCACCAAGGGAACAACCAAGAATTTCCAGCAGAGTCTGCGGATTTCATGGATGTATCACCTAAGCAGGTAGTTGCTGTTGCGACAGCATGTATTCCCTTCCTTGAAAACGATGACTCCAACCGTGCCCTTATGGGTGCCAACATGCAACGTCAAGCTGTTCCGTTGATTGATCCAAAAGCTCCTTATGTAGGAACTGGTATGGAATATCAAGCAGCTCACGATTCCGGTGCAGCAGTTATCGCTCAGCATAATGGAAAAGTAACCTATGCGGATGCAGACAAGGTTGAAGTACGCCGTGAAGACGGATCGCTTGATATTTATCGCATTCAAAAATTCCGCCGTTCAAACTCAGGTACAGCTTATAACCAACGCACATTGGTGAAAGTTGGCGATATCGTTGAAAAAGGTGACTTTATCGCAGATGGACCTTCTATGGAAAATGGAGAAATGGCACTTGGACAAAACCCAATCGTTGCCTACATGACTTGGGAAGGGTATAACTTTGAGGATGCGGTTATCATGAGTGAACGCCTAGTGAAAGATGATGTGTATACATCTGTTCACTTGGAAGAATATGAATCAGAAACACGTGATACAAAATTAGGTCCTGAAGAAATTACTCGTGAAATTCCAAACGTTGGTGAAGATGCACTGAAAGATTTGGATGAAATGGGAATTATCCGTATTGGTGCAGAGGTAAAAGAAGGCGACATCCTTGTTGGTAAAGTAACTCCAAAGGGTGAAAAAGACTTGTCAGCAGAAGAACGCCTCCTCCATGCGATTTTTGGTGATAAATCTCGTGAAGTTCGTGATACTTCGCTTCGTGTGCCTCACGGTGCAGATGGTGTTGTTCGAGATGTGAAAATCTTTACCCGTGCTAACGGTGATGAATTGCAATCAGGCGTAAATATGCTGGTTCGTGTTTACATCGCTCAAAAACGAAAGATTAAGGTCGGAGATAAGATGGCGGGACGCCATGGAAACAAAGGGGTTGTCTCTCGTATTGTACCCGTTGAAGATATGCCATACCTTCCAGATGGAACGCCGGTTGATATTATGTTGAACCCACTTGGGGTACCTTCTCGGATGAATATCGGTCAGGTTATGGAACTCCACCTTGGAATGGCAGCCCGGAACCTAGGTATTCATATTGCAACACCAGTATTTGACGGTGCAAGTTCAGAAGATCTTTGGTCAACCGTCAAAGAGGCTGGTATGGATAGCGATGCCAAAACAATTCTTTATGATGGACGTACAGGTGAGCCATTTGATAATCGTGTGTCTGTTGGGGTCATGTACATGATTAAACTCCACCACATGGTGGATGATAAACTTCATGCCCGCTCTGTAGGACCTTACTCACTCGTTACCCAACAACCTCTTGGAGGAAAAGCTCAGTTTGGTGGACAACGCTTCGGTGAGATGGAGGTTTGGGCGCTTGAGGCTTATGGTGCTTCAAACGTTCTGCAAGAAATCTTGACCTACAAGTCAGATGATGTGAACGGTCGTTTGAGAGCCTATGAAGCGATTACCAAAGGCAAACCAATTCCAAAACCAGGTGTACCTGAGTCATTCCGAGTATTGGTCAAAGAATTGCAATCACTTGGTCTTGATATGCGTGTCCTTGATGAAGATGATCAAGAAGTAGAAC
Above is a window of Streptococcus sp. zg-86 DNA encoding:
- the rpoB gene encoding DNA-directed RNA polymerase subunit beta — protein: MAGHEVQYGKHRTRRSFSRIKEVLDLPNLIEIQTDSFKEFLDHGLKEVFEDVLPVSNFTDTMELEFVGYELKEPKYSLEEARIHDASYSAPIFVTFRLINKETGEIKTQEVFFGEFPIMTEMGTFIINGGERIIVSQLVRSPGVYFNDKVDKNGKVGYGSTVIPNRGAWLELETDSKDIAYTRIDRTRKIPFTTLVRALGFSGDDEIFDIFGDSELVRNTIEKDIHKNPADSRTDEALKEIYERLRPGEPKTAESSRSLLTARFFDPRRYDLAPVGRYKINKKLNLRTRLLNQTLAEHVINGETGEIVLEAGTVLNRDILESIEEQFDELNLVEYSPNESAVLVEPVLLQKFKIVAPTDPDRVVTVIGNANPAENIRTITPADILAEMSYFLNLAEGLGRVDDIDHLGNRRIRAVGELLANQVRIGLTRMERNLRERMSVQDNEVLTPQQIINIRPVTAAIKEFFGSSQLSQFMDQHNPLSELSHKRRLSALGPGGLTRDRAGYEVRDVHYTHYGRMCPIETPEGPNIGLINNLSSYGHLNKYGFIQTPYRKIDRATGTVTNEIVWLTADEEDAYIVAQSTSPLDEDNRFVDKIVMGRHQGNNQEFPAESADFMDVSPKQVVAVATACIPFLENDDSNRALMGANMQRQAVPLIDPKAPYVGTGMEYQAAHDSGAAVIAQHNGKVTYADADKVEVRREDGSLDIYRIQKFRRSNSGTAYNQRTLVKVGDIVEKGDFIADGPSMENGEMALGQNPIVAYMTWEGYNFEDAVIMSERLVKDDVYTSVHLEEYESETRDTKLGPEEITREIPNVGEDALKDLDEMGIIRIGAEVKEGDILVGKVTPKGEKDLSAEERLLHAIFGDKSREVRDTSLRVPHGADGVVRDVKIFTRANGDELQSGVNMLVRVYIAQKRKIKVGDKMAGRHGNKGVVSRIVPVEDMPYLPDGTPVDIMLNPLGVPSRMNIGQVMELHLGMAARNLGIHIATPVFDGASSEDLWSTVKEAGMDSDAKTILYDGRTGEPFDNRVSVGVMYMIKLHHMVDDKLHARSVGPYSLVTQQPLGGKAQFGGQRFGEMEVWALEAYGASNVLQEILTYKSDDVNGRLRAYEAITKGKPIPKPGVPESFRVLVKELQSLGLDMRVLDEDDQEVELRDLDEGEDDDIIHVDDLEKARAKAAADAAAAFAAESEE